The window ACCCGTTTGTGTAAGGGTATACGGGTGCTGGTTGGTAACCGGGGTATCCATACAAGGGCCTCTGAGGAGGGCAGGAGGTGGTGAGGATGATCCCGCCGACAAGTAGAATTGCGGCAGAGCCCCAGCCAATGTAGATGGCAGCTCCGATTTCCCTCCTTTGTGTGTCGATGGTCGAGGGGTTCTGGAAGTCAGTGATGGTGATTGTAGCTGACCAGGTGACGGGAATCAGAACCAGGACTGCGGCAAGGATGAGGAGGCAGCCGCCTATGATCACAACCTTGGCCTTGGACGCGTCCTTCTGCAGGCAGCTGGTGCATTTAGCGCCAATGAAGGTGATCATGAATCCGATGAAGCCAAAGACGAGGGAGATGATGACCAGGGCTCGGGCGGCCTGCAGATCCGGTGTCAGCCTCATCACCGACTCGTTCAGCCTGCACTGCATCTGCCCGGTGCTCTGCATCACGCAGTTCATCCACAGGCCGTCCCAAACGATCTGGCCCGTCACAATGTTGGCGCCAATGAAGGAGGTCACCCTCCACATGGGGATGCCGCAGGTCACCGCCACACCCACCAGCCCGATGAAGCTGATGATCTGACCTGCTGTCTCCTTGCCAATCCTCCCCATGGTGAAGAAACTCCGTACTGGCGAGACTGTCGTCGAGAAGCACGCAGCTCCCTCTCTCACTGCTCGTCAGCTGACCACAGGGGAGGGCCTCGCTTTCGTCAGGTGAGATCTTCTTGTCAAACAagattcctcctcctcccatcgCAGGAGCGGCATccggttttcaacaaaaacacactttcTTATGCGCC is drawn from Dunckerocampus dactyliophorus isolate RoL2022-P2 chromosome 12, RoL_Ddac_1.1, whole genome shotgun sequence and contains these coding sequences:
- the LOC129190742 gene encoding claudin-3-like isoform X1 — encoded protein: MFLTGLECTRSIEMVSQGIQMIGISLAMIGWLLVIIVCALPMWKVTAFIGANIITAQTIWQGLWMNCVVQSTGQMQCKVYDSMLALAQDLQAARAMIIISILTGIFGVILSVAGGKCTNCIEEERAKARTSILAGALFIISGLLCLIPVSWSAHTIITNFYNPLVIAAQRYDFFTMGRIGKETAGQIISFIGLVGVAVTCGIPMWRVTSFIGANIVTGQIVWDGLWMNCVMQSTGQMQCRLNESVMRLTPDLQAARALVIISLVFGFIGFMITFIGAKCTSCLQKDASKAKVVIIGGCLLILAAVLVLIPVTWSATITITDFQNPSTIDTQRREIGAAIYIGWGSAAILLVGGIILTTSCPPQRPLYGYPGYQPAPVYPYTNGSTYAPVYAPASSQPYTASGSYAPTKPYAAPTTYPARQYI
- the LOC129190742 gene encoding claudin-4-like isoform X3, producing the protein MGRIGKETAGQIISFIGLVGVAVTCGIPMWRVTSFIGANIVTGQIVWDGLWMNCVMQSTGQMQCRLNESVMRLTPDLQAARALVIISLVFGFIGFMITFIGAKCTSCLQKDASKAKVVIIGGCLLILAAVLVLIPVTWSATITITDFQNPSTIDTQRREIGAAIYIGWGSAAILLVGGIILTTSCPPQRPLYGYPGYQPAPVYPYTNGSTYAPAARALVVIAIIVAAFGIILGIAGGKCTNFVEDRVAKAKVAVAAGVIFICAGVLVLIPVCWSANTIIRDFYNPILTNAQRRELGAALYIGWGTSALLLLGGALLCSSCPPKESPEYPVKYSGARSTATSRAYV